TTAAGGGTTAGAGAGGGGCTACGAGTAGTTCTAAACATTTGTATAAAAAAGAGGAGATATAACAAGAACTTATAATGAGATTTATGACAAACGAGGATTCAAACTTAATTATTGAGAATGACAATGATTACGACAATGACAAACTAATGACAATGATAATGACAAACTCTAAATATAGATAgtaaattaatatggaaaaaaaggattaaattgtgctATGCACtaaattttgcaaaagttgtgaatttaatctttatactttaatttgataaattttagtCTTTATGCCTTTCGAATTTAAATTTTCGTTCTTGACTAGGGTTGTAAATGAATTGAGCTAGAACTAATGGACCTTTATTTATGTtcgcttatttatttttaagattgTTTGTGTTCATTTcagatttattaaaaatttcaaaatttttgtttgtgttcatttatttaaaattatatgtgTTCATGTTTATTCGCTTTAAGTTAAACTAATATGTTCATGAACATATATTTGAACACACTCACACTAACAATGTTCTTGAATAAATaacaaacaaataataaatatatattatttcttagatataaaatagtaaaatataaatatcaatgattatattataaataaaaaataaattgtaataattttaataatatatactaATGGAacaataaatgaattttaaatgatttattaaacGAGATTGTTCATAAACATAAATGAACTGAACAAACTTTGTTTGTGATTGGTTCATTTAACAAACGAGCCTCAAAATCTTGTTATAAACGAACATAAACAAACAAAAACCGAACCGTTCATCCAATGTTCTGTTCATATACAACCCTAGTCTTTGTGCAAAAGATAGTTATCAATCAATTGATATGATTTTTAGTTAATAACATGTGAAAATAACAAGTTGACATGATATTACATATGATAATAATTTGTTTGGTACATcagattttgaaataaaaaaactcaataatttaATAGTTATGGATCCACAAGGACtcgaattttaatatttaaaaaacaaagaaagaaaaatgattaaattaaaatataaaaaattaaatttataacttTCTTAAACTAGGAggactaatagcaaaatttactaaaaaaaagATTGGAAGAAGGTGTATGTTGTTAATTGTGGGATTGCGTCTTAGATACCGTGCAAGTCATTGGAATTTGAGGCCGAGGCGGGCCCTTGCCCTGCCCTGCACTGCACTGCGTGACGGGTACGTGCCGTTGACCCTATACGAAACCCAACACCCCATGAGCGACGCCACTTCCACTACTTGGTTAACGCAATTCAGTACTGTTTGTGTTTGACCATTTCATCTTAAAATTTAACTGTGATATTCAAATAAATAATCTCGGGTCAATCCATTCAGTTGGGTCCTATGAAATTAAGCTCTTACCATATGAATTTGAGCATCCTTTCTAGTCGGATGTGTAGGATGTTGGTACACGTTTTATTTCATCAATgattttaaatttagtttaacTTGGAAGATTGGTTTAAAATTGAGAGGATTTAgataaagaaaattatttttttaacactaatttttttataaatttttatcatattcGTTTTTTTATATAATGTATTTTTTATGCCGCTATATTAATGGGGAGATTGATTGTATTTGATTTAGAATAAATCGAAAATGATATATATGTTTGAGACTTGTATATGTGAGGGATTTGGGTTTTTAGCACATATCTGTTCATTGAGGAATTCATTATTGTGAGTGTATTTTTATAAGTAAACAAGTCACTTGGTTTATAAATGTAGATATTTAGGTGCAAAAGTGAGTTTACTAAACAAGTGAGTATACTAAACAAGTGGGTATTAGGACTTAAATCACTCGTATGAGATTGAAAGATAATAGATTTTCTCTCTAGACAAAGCCTCATAAATGTAAGGAAATCGaactatataaataattattttgtgttGATCGTTTTTCTTGCACAGTTTCAAAATTAGTTGACACTACTCTTAGCATTGTTCAAATATTTTTACAACTATAGGCTAGTTTCTTCAATTTGTTATCGTAGTGAGTTAATTGGAAAGAAAAATATTTGTTCATTCTAGACACTGATGTGTGGTAATTTCAATCATTTTTAGATGATTGTTATAAACACTTGCTAAGTGATTAAGAGAGCAAAGTGTTAGAATTAAAGTCAGATCGTATAAAAGTGAAGTTACAATTTTAGAGAAATGAGTTGAGTTTAAACTATTGTTTTTTGTGTTGCGAAAATTTTAGTGGATTGGTTCACTATGCAATGCTCTGCAAATATAGGTTCAATCTGAACTGCGTAAACATTTCTTGTATATACTATTTACTTTTAGTGATTTATCCAAATAGATTGTCAATGACATTTAACATTCAAACTTATACTTAGACCCATCAAAAGACTTGAATGATATGATAGAAATACTTTTAAGACTCAATTAGATCGTTTTAAAGTTCAAGACAAATTTAGAATATTGGGAATAGTTCAAGGAGGTCCAGTGAAATTATCCCTTTTTTAAGTTAGCGGTTAGTGGAGAATTGGCTAGTCTTGATTCAATGCAACCTTGGTGCATATACCAATATGCAAGTACCAGTATGCCTTTGCCATTGAACCTTAATGGACCTGAGATTCTCAATGAATGCTTCAACACCTTAACTGTTTAGAAGAACTGCAATTGGCCCTAGAGGGCCCAACAACCACGACATTTTATAGCACATACATATACCATAATTGAAATCAACCCTTTTTTTCAATTACTGCAAATTAAGTTGGTAGGTTAGTGGAGGATGGGCTGGTCTTGATTCAATGGAACCTTAATACACAACATTAGAAATTAAAAGGCAGAAGGAAAAACAGTATATCTTCTGGCTTTCCCAacaacatacatacatacatacagatACCATAAGTGTACTTGGTAGATGCATCAATTCCATACACACCCTGTATCATACAAAGTCGGTTAAGGTATCATGGATGTTTCTACATTTATaagagtcagattgcattttgatCTCTTTACtgaaaaatgggcaaattagtccctttatattaaatcaaagagcaaattagtcatttctattaaaaatttcatgcgTTTCTCCAGCTCAAAACTAGTGTGTATCTTGTGATGATGTACAATGACCAATTTTTAACACTAAAAATGGCTGAAAATTTCAACATAGAGACCTCcagtttactctttgatctaacgtatagagactaatttgctcattttttgaaTAGAAGAGACAAAATACAATCCGACTTCCGACATAACGgcctccataatacttttacctacATAGTCTCTATGCTAGctacttatatatatacacacacataaaCATATATTCTTCATTACAAACTATCAGTGTTCTTTTGCTGGCGGTTTGTCACTAATGTAATAATGGTGATTCTTAGTGGTTGATCCTGATGGATTCCCATTACTTCCATAACTGTTGTTTTTCTCCTCTTCGTCACTATAGCTGCTGTTTTCAGTGTCCCTTTTTGCACCAATTGTAGGTGCTGGAGCAGCCTCCTCCATTAATACCCTTTTAGCATCAGCTTGATCATGCAACAACAACACCAGCAGTCCTAGTAAAAGTAGTACCCTTTTCATGATTTTAATAGCCCTATGTCATGTAATCAAATAATAAAGATCATATGATTACTAATTATGAAGTTacttgaataaataaataaataaataaataaaaagaatgaatgaatgaaactaattTATCAATGGAATTTAAAACTTACCTTTGGTCTTCCCTGTCTGTAATTTTATTTGACGAAATGCTAGAAAATATTGCTTTCATTGGGGTAGAATTTATAGCCTGATATATTGTGGTTTAATAATCATGATTAGGAGGACATTAACGATGTAGTGGAAAAAATGGGGTAATCACAAATTTTTGGGAGTATTGGAAGGATGGAATATTGAGTGGATGTTTATAGTGGTTATGAATTCATGCGGACAAAAGTTGTGTGTAATGGTAAGGCGTATTGtatttttagaaataaaattaaagttcgaattttaaatataatattattaataataaaaaattcgaAAAGTTACTTtttgaattgaaaataaaaaaatataattcatGGGGTGATGGTTTTGTTTGAATTATAGGGTTTGAAATTTAACTAAGTGGTGTATTATAGGATAGAGTTGATAGCAATAGCTAAATGTAATTGCTTGATGACaattatattataatagtatAAGGTCATTAATTTTCAAAAGAGAAGAAatgtttagttaaatttaatttattttaatttttaaaaatataaattaatcattttaattaagTCGATGAAAATTTAGtggataaattaatttaaataaatttttgttCTACCTTAAACTTGATCATGAGTCAGGTCATTTGTTCAGGTCTGAAGATCTATTCGAAATGTGAGagggtttggataaaaatatatacTGAAAAAATGGACTTGAACAAAAAATAATGCCTGTTTTCTAAACGGGTTAAGCCTCGAGTAAGATTTTTTGACCTAGCCTCAACCCAAATTTGCCTAAAATTTTCTTTCTGTTGCTATTTGCCGTTGTTTTGCTAcctttttactattatattgttattatttttttatttttgcttggatattgtataactattattttattgttaattttgctactattttagataTATTTACTTGCTAAGTTGcaactattttagtgttatttaagtataaatattttttaatatattttaatttgttggaaaacatttattttaatgtttttagtgtatttgatatattttatttttaaaatttattttatttaaaaatataaaaaattttaatatgggcAAGCCAGGCTCGGGTTTAGTATTTTTATCTGGATCGggcttgaataaaattttaagttcattTTTTAGACTAATCTTGGGCATAGAAAACGGGTCTAAACCGAACCGAATTGAActtgaattttatcatttttattaggGTCgagtttgaataaaattttaaatctaattTTTAATCTAAACCGAATAAAACAAGCCTAATATTATGTTGAGGCCCTAACCCGAATATGCTGTAGTAGAAACTCATTGTAACTTTATTTCCTTCCTACTCGACTTGGAGATTAAATCATATATTTTTCATACTCAGATTAAGTAACAATTTCCATTTTATGGTGTGGACTGGACTGGAACGCAAGGAGGGGCAGTTATTTGACAGTTTCCATAAAAAATCGACTTTTGTTTTTCACATAAATCGGCTTAGCTTTGTCTGAAAACAAAAAAGCCACAACAGCTTTGATTAGACCTGTCATTCGGTCTAATTTGAGCCGGGTTTAAACAATGTTTTTTTTATATCTCAACCCAACTCAGCTtgtctttaatttataatatatattttaatattttattaatttcttaACAACTTTTAGGCGAGTCTAAAACAGATAAAGGCACACTAAAgcttcaactgttttatagatttcacaCTAATTTACTTCATACATGTTAGGGACATACTTATActtcgaagcttgaaatttttttgGGAATGCTCGGCCTATAGATAAGTTTAGTCGTGATATACACACATACTCATAGTAAAACTAGAATTGTTATATAGAATTCGTATTGATTTATTTTATATACGGTAAGGATATACCTACACTATACACATTACGTCTAATGGGAATTGCTCAAATAAAAATCTATTACTTGCTCCTCGAAAGCTTGAATCCACGTGGATTTTATGGGTGAACATCCCTTAATCACGAGGTCAATCATAAGAGTTCAAGAGgtgttatatatatgtgtgtgttttatttatcatttttgtATTTGTAAAGGAAAATGAGTTCATAAATCTGGAGAATATTTTATACATATGTGGAACTAATTaaaatatatgtaaaaaaaattaaaaaactatGAAATTGGTTCAATCGATTCAACAATAGAttttttgtctttttatttatttattaatttcaagTAGTTCGCTTAAAAATCAGTTTAACTTTTATATCAAAATTGATATATCAATTTATTCTAATCCAAGAGATTTAATCTGATTTATATAACAATGGAGATGattaatatatatgaatataaatatttTCGACATTTGTATAACACGAGACGGAAATAAATGAAGCAATTCCACCCTTAGTTCAACTCCATTATCATCCCTAATAATAGGTCTTGTGATTTCATTCTATTTACATTTGATTTTCTTTATATTATAATCATATTCAAATATAAGGTTTATTTCGTTTTCCTTGTTTTTTTAAgagataataaaaaattttaaactcgAAAGGCTCCGATAGTTTAAGAgtgattttcatttttctttaaaatcgATTTTTGGAGTGAGACAgatcaatttatttattaatgtTTTTAAGATCAGGTCGGGATCAAGTTTAAGTGAAATCCATCTTGCCCCAtcctaatatatttattaaaataaccttatattaattttatatttttaattacaatttcttaaatttataataatttataatatatattttgattttatatattttattatagtttCTCTCTTTTATAagattttatgatatatatttgatttaattttataaaaactaaTATAGTATAAATCATTATTTAGAATTTCGAGATAAGATATGATCAGATAAACTGTTTCgaagttaggggtaaaatattatataaagttTTAAGAGGAAATAAGTTtgagatataaaaataaaaatcgagCTGTGGTCGGGATAGGCAAAAAGACTGTCccatttcaatttttattatttcctttttcataTTTTCAACTTCAAAGTTCTTTCTCAACCTGTTAATACGAGGATAATACGTTTCAACGTACTTGAACCTATGTCCTCCTGCATTGGCAACAATGTCCATGCCAATCAAACTAAATCGACTTTCAAtactatttttttttcatttcagagTTTTTTTAATCAaacatataatatttattattaaatttaatcccATAGCTGAAATAATTAATCCTAAAAATCACAATTATTTATTTTCCGTGTATCCAAATGAATGATGGATAAGCCCAGATGGAATAAATGTGACTTTAAGACAAGTTACCCCAACGTCCTCTTTCCCGTGAATCGCTTTTATAAGTAGTTATATTATTGGATAATAATgcaaatattcgatttatttttgtgtttttaatatTACAAATTTGTATAATATTTATACTTAAGAGGATATTTGATGTCTCATGCACCATCAATTAATAATAAGATGATACATGCAgattgagtcttaacttgatTGGTATCGGCATTGTTGCTAGTGTAGGAGTATGTGGGTTCGAGTACTGAAGTGCATCATCCTCC
This is a stretch of genomic DNA from Gossypium arboreum isolate Shixiya-1 chromosome 11, ASM2569848v2, whole genome shotgun sequence. It encodes these proteins:
- the LOC128283427 gene encoding uncharacterized protein LOC128283427 translates to MKAIFSSISSNKITDREDQRAIKIMKRVLLLLGLLVLLLHDQADAKRVLMEEAAPAPTIGAKRDTENSSYSDEEEKNNSYGSNGNPSGSTTKNHHYYISDKPPAKEH